CATCCTATGTCTTTTGCTTGCAGTGataagtccatttacattcagtatAATTATtgctatatatgtatttattgccatctTATTTCTTGGTTTGTGGTTGTGAggattttctctcattctttcttgtttttctctgtttcatgGTTTGCTAATTTTCTTTAGTGacatatttggatttctttctctttactcttTATTAGTGATTTTCAGTATATGATTATCATTAGGTTTGTAAACAATCTCTTCTACCTATAACAGgctatattaagttgatgattGTTTATGTTTGAATCCATACTTTACTACTCTCCtctccatgttttaggtatatgttgttatattttatattgtgtttATTGCAACTTCCctaattttttacagaaatattattttttacagatttcatGCTTCTTACCATTATACTGTCACTTTGGGTTTCTTCTTTCCACCCAACATacctcttttaatattttttgttggACTGGTTTAGTGGGCATGAACTCCTTTAGGTTttttttgtctgagaaactctttatctctcctattctgaatgataattgTGCTGCTGAAGTATTCTTCACTGCAGATTTTTTCCTCATGCAGTACTTtgtatatatcatgccactcccttcttaCTTGCAatgttttttttgaaaaatctccTGCTAAATTTATGGGTTTTACTTTGTAAGGTACTGACTTTTTtgttgctatatatatatatataattttatttttaaaatttctttatagtgttccagaactcattgtttatgtaccacacccagtgttccatgcaatacgtgccctccataatacccaccaccaggatcatcCAACCTCatatcccccacccctccaaaaccctcagattctttttcagagtccatagtctctcatggttcatctccccctccaatttcccctcacttcctctccatctccccatgtcctccgtgttattccttatactccacaaataagtgaaaccatatgataattgactctccctgcttgacctatttcactcagcataatctcttccagtccggtccatgttgatacaaaagctgggtattcgtcctttctgatggaggcataatactccataatatatatggaccacatcttccttatccattcatccgttgaagggcatcttggttctttccacagtttggcgactgtggccattgctgctatgaacattggggtacagatggctctcttttcactacctctgtatctttggggtaaattcccagtagtgcaattgcagggtcataggtaagctctatttttaatttcttaaggaatctccacactgctttccaaagtgactgcaccaacttgcattcccaccaacagtgtaagagggttcccctttctccacatcctctccaacacacgtttccggtcttgttaattttgaccattctaactggtgtatggtggtatctcattgtggtttggatttgaatctccctgatggctagtgatgatgaacatatttttatgtgtttgttagccatttgtatgtcttctttggagaagcgtctgttcatgtcttctgcccattttttgacgtaattatctgttttgtgtgtgttgagtttgaggagttctttatagatcctggatatcagccctttgtctgtattgtcatttgtgaatatcttctcccattccatgggttgcctctttgttttgttgactgtttcctttgctgtacagaagcttttgatcttgatgaaatcccaaaagtgcattttcccttttgtttccttgcctttgtagacatatcttgaaagaagttgctgtggccaatgtagaagaggttactgcctatgttctcctctaggattctgatggattcctgcctcacattgaggtcttttatccatttagagtttatctttgtgtatggtataagagaatggtcaagtttcattcttatacacatagctgtccaattttcccagcaccatttattgaagagactgtcttttctccactgtatattttttcctgatttgtcaaagattatttgaccatagagttatcactatattttgcctaTTTAATCACAATATGTCAaagtgggtttgtttttgttcattttggtgggagttttctgtgcctccttcATGGAtgtatctgtttctttcccctgATTTCCCCAGAAATCATAGGGAAGATTTCAGCTATTttatcttcaaataaattttcttctccctcttcactttcttttccttctaggaTTCCTAatatacaaatgttattacatttcCTGGAGTCACTGAGTTCACAAGTCTCTTCTTATTTTGCATAattatgctctttctcttttattcagcATGATTTACTTTCTAGTACTTTGTCTTCTAGTTTATTTAGTCATTATTCTGCATTTTCCAGCCTGTTGTTCATTCTAACAagcatgtttctcattttgtttattgaaccctttatctctgctgttattcctttcctctgtgttatgtttctcatttatgtcttccattcttttctctagtccagtgagtatccttatgatcagtGCTTTGAATTCTCtctcaggcatgttacttatatccgTGTGACCTTTTTCCTGTTCTTCATTTGGAATAGATTTTTCTGTCTCTAACTTTGTCTGCCTTTCCatatctgtttctttgtgtttaagAAATCAGCTATGTCTTCTATTAAAGGGAAATggagaactaccatatgatctagaaaTCTTAGATCTAGGTATATATcccaaagatgtgtgtgtgtgtgtgtgtgtgtgtgtgtgtgtgtgtgtgtgtgtatagaaacATAATACCtgaatttcatgtttatttcaaCATTAATTACAATGACCAGACATGGAAGCATCTATAAAGTTCActtatggatgaatggataaagaaaatgcagtaaACAAAGATAGTGGAAGATTATTCAcccttttaaaagaatgaaatcctaccattagtgacaacatggatcAATCTGGAGGACATTAAGTTAACTAAAAGAAGATAGACatagaaggacaaatattatatgacaCCTCTTGTATGAAGAATCTGAGTCAAGATGATTAAAACAGCAAATAGAATGGTAGTTGTCAGGGCCtgtgggaaggagaaaatggaaggtATTATTTAAATAGTACAGATTTTTCTTTATACAAAATGAATAAGAACCAGAAGTGTCTACTGGACTCTGTGGCTGAATATCAGGGCAAGCTGTGTGTGATTGATTGGAAAACATCGGAGAAACTGAAACCTTACATTAGAAATACATTTGACAACACGCTCCAGGTTGTGGCCTACGTTGATGCCATAAATAATGATGCCAACTATAGCTTTCAGGTTCAGTGTGGCTTAATCGTGGTGGCCTACAAAGATGGATCCCCTGCTCACCCACATTTCATGGACACTGAGCTTTGTTCGCAGTACTGGGCCAAGTGGCTTCTTCGACTAGAAGAAtatacaaagaaggaaaagaaccagaatgttcAGAAACCAGATTAAGGGACAGAATGATGTCTGGGAACATTCAGTGGTTCCTCACAATTTGGGAAGATCTACTGCTGCTTAAGGTAGAGATGCCACAGGATCTTGAAAGCTACATAACCCAAGTGGAAGTATTTGTTGAAATCTATTACAACTAAAAAGATCGAAGAGCCAGAGAAATTTAGATGTTAAGGGTTGGACTTGAGCACATAAAAGAAGCACAAGTAAGCATGGTCTATCATTTACCTAGAAAAGCAAAGCAGGTTTCTCACCATGTTGGTGGCTCTTGGACTCCCCTCTATAACCTATTCCTGAGAAGGATGTCCAGTCCTTGAATTGAGATTGGAGGGCTTGAGGCTTGGCATGCAAGAAGTTCCCCAGAGTGCCCCAGGAAGGAAGGGGTCTCAAGCTCCCAGCTGTGTGTGGAGGGAGAAATCGCATGGCCCACTCCTACTGCCAATGTGATTTCCTAAAACTAGTTTTATATGTTGaggttttctgtatatttcacttgggagaaaaaaacttccacttaacatttttgaaaaaaacgtattttttttcacatataatGTAATTCCTTAGCCTCAGGTATAACATTGCTCTCTGGAAAGATGGAGCATTTTTCACATGGTTGACAATCCCACCTAACATACCAGTGAATAACCCTTAGGAGTAACCAGACCCCAGTCTGAACTTTGTAATTATGGATATTTTAGTAGCTCTGTTCTGGTTTGAGTCAATGAACCATGTACATAAAGAAAAAGTATCATTTGTGAGATTCTTCAGCTAGGGAGAACAgtaatttttgtgtgtttgatAAGTAATAAAAAGTAATAGTTGTCACTGGGATCGggaaacttaataaataaatgcctACTATAGCTTTGGGGGAAGGGTCCCTGTTTTATGGAATGGGATAGCATTTAAGTTACATTTGTGGTCTTAAAATAGTAGGGtgctataattttttctttaattagccattaattataagaaataaaatataacgtgagtaaagcaaaaaaaaaataaggttcatATATGAAAGTCAATCAATTTCATATATATCAGCAATAAACAagtgaactttaaaaatttttatgttatgaTAGTTACTatacagtacaccattagtttttgatgtagtgatccatgattcattgtttgcatataacaccctgtgtCCCAtacaatatgtgtcctccttaatacccaccacttggctaacccatccccccatgatcctcccctctaaaactcagtttgtttctcagagtccatagtctctcatggctcctTTCCCCTACAAATcaccccccccttcatttttcccttccttctcctaatgtcttccatgctatccctatattccacaaataagtgaaaccatatgataattgactctctgcttgacttatttcacttggcatatctcctccagtcccatccatgttgatgcaaaggttgggtattcatcctttctgatggagacataatactccatcgtgtatatagaccacatctactttatctatttgtctgttgaagggcatctcagctctttccacagtttgggtatTCTGGACATTGCTGTGATGAATATTCAGGTAcatatgccccttctttttactacatctgtatctttggggtaaatactgagtagcacaattgctgggttgtagggtagctctattttcaacttttttgagaaacctccacactgtcttccaaagtggctgtatcatcttgcattcccaccaacagtggaagagggttccactttctccacatcctctccaacatttattgtttcttgttttgtcattttttgccattctaactggtgcaagctggtatctcatgtggttttgatttgaatctacctgatggctaatgatgatgaacattttctcatgtgtctattagccacttgtatgttttctttggagaagtgtttgttcatatcttctgtccattttttgacgtgattatttgtttctgggtgttcagtttgagaagttctttttattAATCTTGGATATTccccctttgtctgtagtgtcatttacaaatatcttctctcattctgtgggttgcctctgttttttttttttttttttttttcctgctttgcaaTTCTTTATTGAGACAGAATTCATCTGCTAGGCAACCCCTCACTGCCTTCAAGTGTACAGCTCAGTGAGTTTTTTGTGTATTCACAATCCTGCACAGCCATCACCACTATTCAATTGCAGAACATTCTCACATCCCCCAGAACCTCTGTGTCCATCAGCAGTCACTCCCCGAGTCCTCTTCCAAGTGTGgggttgcctctgttttgttggctatttccattgctgtgcagaagctctttattttgatgaagtccccaaattcatttttgcttttgtttcccatgcctttggagacatgtctctctctctctctctctctctctctctctgtgtgtgtgtgtgtgtgttatgttagtcaccataaaatacatcattagttttcgtatatgtgctgccaaagcgagcaccatcattagttttttgttttttgttttttttgtgttgtttttttttttagatttatttatttgacagatagagatcacaagtaggcagagaggcaggcagggagagagagagaggaggaagcaggctcccagccaagcagagagcctgatgcggggctcgatcccaggaccctgggatcatgacctgagctgaaggcagaggctttaacccactgagccacccaggtgcccccaccatcattagtttttgatgcagtgttccaagacatgtcttgaaagaagttgctgtggcaaaTGTAAACgtggttactgcttatgttctcctttacgattttgatggattcctgttgcacactgaggtctttcatccatttagagtttatctttgtgtatggtgtcagaatttggttgagtttcattttttctgtatatagctgtccaatttccccagcaccatttatttaagagactgtcttttttctattggatattttttcctgctttgtcaaagattagttgaccatagagttgagggtccatatctggactctgtattctgttccattggtctatgtgtctgcttttgtgctaTGTGTACTATgtgtactatgctgtcttggtgatcacagctttgtaatatagcttgaaataaggcaacatgatgccccccactttgtttttctttttcaacatttccttggcaattcagggtcttttccagttccatacaaattttaggaatgtttgttccagcactttaatgggatggcgttgaaagtatagattgctgtgGGCAGCATTGACACTtcaatgtttactcttctgattgatgagcatggactatttttccatctctttgtgtcttcttcaatttctttcatgagtgttcagtagttcctagagtatagatcctttacctcattggttaggtttattcccaggtatcttatgactTTGGGTGGTATTGTAAATGCAATTGATTCTCTAGTTTCtttttctacagttacattgttagtctataagaaaacaactgactgctgtgcattgattttgtatcctgccatgttactgaattgctgcgTTAGTGCTAGTAATTTGGGGTGagatcttttggattttccacataaagtatcatgtcatctgtgaagaaggCACAGatgtgacttcttctttgtccatttgaatacattttatttcttttttgttgtctgattgctgttgctaggacttctagtactatgttgagtcaGAGTgtgcatccttgtcgtgttcctgatcttaagggaaaggatctcagcttttccccattgagaatgatatttgctgtgggttttccatagatggatTTCACGAAATTGAGGAATATCCCTTCTATCCCTATattctgaagaattttaatcaggaaacgatgctgtattttgtcaattgCTTTTCCTGCACCCAtcgagaggaccatgtggttcttctctctcttcttattaatgtgttataacacattgattgatttgcaattgATTAACTCATTGGTtgccttgcatcccagggataaatcccacctggtcattgtgaataaaccttttaatgtactattggatcctattacctgtgatcttgttgagaattttttcatccatattcatcagtgatattgatctgaaattctcctttttgatggggtctttgcctggtttggggatcaaagtaatgctggcctcataaaaagagtctggaagttttccttctatttctattttttggaacagctttaggagaataggtattatttcttctgtaaatatttggtagaattccccaaggaatccatcaggtcctggattcttgttttttgggaggtttttcatCACTGCTTCAAACTTGTTTctagttattggtctattcatgttgtcaatttctttctgtttcagtcttggaggtttataggtttccaggaataatgcatccatttcttctaggttgcttaacttattgacatataactgttgataataatttctgattagtgtttctatttccttggtgttagttatgatcttctcctttcattcataaatTTTGCTAATTTGGGTccgttcttttttcttttggataagtctggccagtagtttatcaatcttattaattctttcaaagaaccagcttctagtttcattgatgtgttctactgtatttttgGTTTCTAATTAATCGatctctaattttattatttcccttcctgtgcaGAGGTTagcttaatttgttattgattttccagttttttaaagtatgatGATGGTTTatatattcaggatttttcagtatttttgtttatttgtttgtttgttttttgttttttggagtgaGTCTTGGAtgtctatgtatttcccccttaggaccatttttttctgtatccCAGACTTTTTAGactgaagtgttttcattttcattggtttccatgaattgcttaagttcttctttgatttcctggtggACTCAAAcgttcttgagcaggatggtcattagcttctaagtgtttgaatttcttccaaacttcttCTTATGATttaattccagtttcaaagcactgtggtctgagaatatgcggggaataatctcaatcttttggtaatggttgggacctgatttgtgacccggtGTGTGGCTTATTCTGGAAAAAATTCCATGTGCACTccagaagaatgagtgttctgttattttagggtggaatgttctgtatttatctctgaggtccatctggtccagtgtgtcactcaaagctcttgattctttgttgattttctgcttaaataATCTGTATGCTGCTGGGAGTAGAGGTTTGAGGTCTACAGTTAACTCATTTTTATCAATAtgcctctttattttggttaacatttGGTTTATGTAGTGGGCTGCTCCCACTACATATTATGGACATACATATTTACAACTGAtggatcttcttg
This region of Meles meles chromosome X, mMelMel3.1 paternal haplotype, whole genome shotgun sequence genomic DNA includes:
- the LOC123934678 gene encoding mitochondrial genome maintenance exonuclease 1-like, which translates into the protein MNKNQKCLLDSVAEYQGKLCVIDWKTSEKLKPYIRNTFDNTLQVVAYVDAINNDANYSFQVQCGLIVVAYKDGSPAHPHFMDTELCSQYWAKWLLRLEEYTKKEKNQNVQKPD